The DNA sequence ATAGTTTTATATATTTTGTTCGGAGATGTTTTGGAGGGAGCCGGTGATATCAGCCCTTTCCTGGACCCCATACTGATTTTTGCTTTTATGACGATTTTTTCGGCAGCCGGCTTCCTGATGGAATATACAACCGGGATGGACAGCATCTTCATCATAGCCATCTCGGCGGCAATCGCTTTCGTTTTGGATGCCGTTTTATATCTTTTTGTGCTGATCCCTTTATCCCAAGCGGAAGAATCACTTGTCTATACAGATGAATCCTTAAGAGGCAGGGTTGGGAAGGTCATTATCCCGATACCTGATGACGGTTTCGGTGAAGTGCTGATTGAAAGTGTCAGCGGGAGGATTGCCAAGTCAGCCCAGAGTTTTAAAGGAGGGCCGATTGAAGAAGGCCAGGAAGTACTCATTATAGAAGTTAATGAAAATGTCCTTCAGGTTGTCAGGCTTGAAGGATTATAAACAGGAGGGAACAGAATGGCAATGATTTGGGTGGTAGTTGGTGTTGCAGCTTTTCTTTTAATTGCTCTGCTCGGTGTATTTGTTACTAAGTATAAGACGGCAGGACCTGACGAGGCTCTGATCGTGACAGGCAGCTATCTTGGAAACAAGCGGGTCCACGTGGATGAGTCCGGCAATAAAATTAAGATCATCAGGGGAGGAGGGACCTTCGTCCTTCCGGTATTTCAGCAGGCAGAGCCATTGAGCCTGCTTTCAAGCAAGCTTGAGGTATCAACGCCAGAGGTATACACCGAACAAGGTGTTCCAGTGATGGCCGATGGCACTGCCATCATTAAAATAGGCGGCTCCATCAGCGAGATCGCCACTGCAGCAGAACAGTTCCTTGGAAAATCAAAGGAAGACAGGGAGAACGAGGCAAAGGAAGTGCTCGAAGGACACCTGCGTTCCATCCTTGGTTCAATGACTGTCGAAGAAATTTACAAAAACAGAGATAAATTCTCCCAGGAGGTCCAAAGAGTAGCCTCCCAGGATCTGGCTAAGATGGGCCTTGTGATCGTTTCGTTGACGATCAAAGATGTAAGGGACAAAAACGGCTATCTGGATTCTTTGGGCAAGCCAAGAATTGCTCAGGTCAAAAGGGATGCGGATATTGCAACAGCCGAAGCCGATAAAGAAACGAGGATCAAAAAGGCAGAAGCTGATAAAGACGCCAAAAAGGCAGAGCTGGAGAGGGCAACCGAGATAGCTGAGGCCGAAAAGGAAAATAAGATGAAAATGGCAGATTACCGCAGGGATCAGGATATCGCCAAGGCACGTGCCGACCAGGCTTATGATCTGGAAACAGCCAGGGCCAAACAGGAAGTTACTGAGCATGAAATGCAGATCAGGATCATTGAAAGGCAGAAACAGATCGAGCTGGAGGAAAAAGAAATCCTGAGGCGTGAAAAGCAATACGATTCCGAGGTTAAAAAGAAGGCAGATGCAGACCGTTATGCTGTGGAGCAGGCTGCAGAAGCAGAGAAGCGTAAACAGATTACAGCAGCTGATGCCAATCAGTACCGCATTGAATCGCAAGCAAAGGCAGAAGCCGAGCGGGTCAGGGTTGACGGCCTTGCCAAGGCGGATGCCTTAAGGGCCCAAGGGGAATCTGAAGCCGAAATTATCCGCCTGAAAGGACTTGCAGAAGGAGAGGCAAAGCGGAAAATTGCTGAGGCGTTTGAGCAATTCGGAGAGGCTGCAGTTCTCGATATGGTCCTCAAAATGCTTCCTGAATATGCCAAACAGGTTGCGAGCCCGTTATCCAATATTGATAAAATCACGGTCGTCGATACAGGCGGCGATGGCAAAAGCAGCGGGGCCAACAGGGTTGCTGGCTATGCAACAAATCTAATGAGCACCATGCAGGAAACGCTGAAAGCTTCTTCAGGCATCGATGTGAAAGAACTGCTCGAAAACCTCTCAGGCAAGCATAATGTACGCCAGAGCCTGGATGAACTCACATATGAGCTGAAGGAGGCGGCCCAGAAGAAAGAAGGGGAAAAAGGGACCATCAGCACACCATAAGGTTTCAGGCGCAGGAAGAGCGATTCCTGCGCCTTTCATTTTAATTTTTTTCAATTGCCGGCTTTGGTGACTAATGCCGCCAGTTTTTTTATTGGCTGTTTCTGCCTCCCTGTTTGTTTGCCTCTGAGGAAATGACCTAAAAATTGTGCGTTAGTCTATTCGCACAATAGCTCATTGCTGAATAGGATATATTGAATCAACTAAAGGAGGTTTTACAAATGTCAGACGGATGCGGATACGGCGGAGGTTTTGCCCTGCTGGTAGTATTGTTCATTTTATTGATTATCATCGGTGCTTCTTGGGGTTATGGCGGAGGCGGCTACGGCTACTAAACGGTACTGACAAAGAATAAAAGGAGGAGATCTTCCAATGGCATACGGATACGGATACGGCGGCTATGGCGGCTGCGGCTACGGAGGCGGCGGCTACGGCGGCGGGTTTGCGCTGATTGTTGTACTATTCATCCTTCTGATCATCGTTGGTGCAGCCTGCTTTAAATGGTAATAAAGTGAAAGGGGGGGACAGGGCATCCTGTCTCTCCTTTTGTATACCGGGTTCTGTACAAGTCCCCTCCACATACATTTAAGTGTTTTATCCCCCTGCCTAAAGGGAATGTAAACAAAAACAGTAAATGGAGGAGAGAATGATGGAGCATCAGACTGAGGACAGGGCATACACGCTCGATGAGATTCACGGCCTTCTGGAAAGCGGGCTTCAGCGGGAGCTTAACCCAAAGGAAAACGGCATTGTATCAAAGTGGATTGCTTCTTTTGATAAAGAGGATAGGATCGTTGTACTGAATATGTTCAAAGAGCTGCTGAATAAGCATAAACGGATAGATTGAGCGGGGAGCCTTCATTTGAGAAGGCTTTTTTCTATGTACAGAGAAGAAATCCTTCCGGGCCAGAAATGGAGGGAACTTGGCGGAAATGCCACATGCAAATGATTTAATGACAAATCTTGATTGGCTGTTAAAGAACCTCTATAATCGGAGTATAAACGAATTTCCTATAAGTGGAATCAATGCCCGTATTCCCCTATCTGTTTCAGAGGCTTTGACGGACTCTGCTATTATCAATTTTTTCCCTTGAAGTCCTGTCATCGTTATTGAATATCCAGCGTTCGGCCACAGTGGAGGCCGGCTCATTTCGGCATTAATCAGGAGGAATCAATAAAAATATATGTCTATGAAACAATCAATTAACACTGCCGGAAAAAAATCTTTGGGAAAAGAATTTTATATTGTAGGAATTGGCGCGTCTGCCGGGGGACTGGATGCCATTGAACAGTTCTTTTCGAAAGTACCTGCCGATTCCGGTATGGCGTATATAGTTGTTCAGCATTTATCCTCCAAATATAAAAGCTTTATGCCGGAACTTTTGGCAAAGAAGACCAAAATGAAAATATTGCGGATCAAGGAAGGGATGCAGATCCAGCCTGACACCATCTATCTGAATCCCCCGGATTCCTATACGTCCATTGAAGACGGTACATTCAAGGTGAGCGGATACGAAAAAGACAAACAGCTGCATTTTCCGATAGATGCCTTTCTGATATCCCTCGCTGCGAGCAAAAAGGACAAGGCGGTTTCCATAATCTTTTCAGGAAAAGGAAATGATGGAACGGCTGGAGTTAAAGCGATTAAAGATAATGGCGGAACGGTTATAGTCCAGGATGGACAGTCAGCTAAATTCAATGATATGCCGGAAAGTGCAATTCTTTCAGGCTATGCAGATTATATTGAGGCCCCTTCCAACATGCCCTCTATTCTTAGTTCCTTCAATGAAAGTGTCCTGCCCCGCTACAGCCAGGAAACCTTAGAAGAAATTTTTGGCCTGATAAAAAAGAAAACTGGATTGGACTTCGCATGCTATAAGAAAAACAGCATTATAAGAAGAATTGAACGGCGGATCCTGCAGCTTGAATCCAAGCATCAAAGCGTTGAACAATATCTGGATTATCTGCAGGCAAACAGCGGAGAGGTTGAACATCTTCAAAAAGACCTGCTGATCGGCGTTACCCACTTTTTCAGGGATGAGGAAGCTTTCAAGATCATTGAGGATGTGATCGTGCCGGAAGCCGTCCACCGGAAGGCGGCTGCAAAGGAAGAGCTCAGAATCTGGATTGCCGGCTGTTCCACAGGTCAGGAAGCATACTCCTACGCAATTTTGTTCGACCGCTATGTGCAGAGGATGGGCTTAGACCTTAACATTAGGGTCTTTGCAACAGATATAAATAAAGATGCAATAGAGTTTGCCAGACGGGGGATTTATCCCGGCCATCAGACAGAAGGCATACCAAAGGAACTGCTGAAGAATTATTTTGTGAAAAAAGGAGACAGCTGGGAAATCATCAAGCGCATCCGCAGCCATGTCGTCTTTGCTCCACATAATTTGATAAAAGACTCTCCTTTTGTCAACATGGATTTAATCAGCTGCAGGAACGTCATGATTTACTTTCAGCCGGACCTGCAGCGAAAACTGCTGTCGCTCTTTAATTTTGCTTTAACAGAAAAGGGCACACTCGTTCTCGGACACAGCGAAACAACCGGGAAAATGTCCCATTTCTTCCGTCCTGTCAACAGCAAATGGAATATCTATAAAAATGCGATTTCTGAGAACTGGGTGGTGCAGTCAGAAGGGAGAGTTTCAAAAATGCCGGTTTCGGCAGATCAAGCTGAAAATAGGAGCATTGCGGCAGATTCACTCTCTGCACGCAGGAGGGCGGCTATCCATCAAACCCTTATGGATAATTATGTGCTTCCGTGCATCGTCCTGAATGAAGTCAATGAGGTAATATTCACGTCCCGCCGGGCGAATAAGTATCTGAATTTCCTGAATGAATCCGCGAGCAAAAGCATTTACAAAATGGTCCCTGTCCACCTGTCTGTCATGATTGGGACTGCCCTGAAGAAGTTAGATGGTGAGCGGAGTGAGGTACGATATAAAAACGTCCATTTTGACGTAGATGGCGAGAACCGGTATTTTGATCTGATCGTAAAGAAATTTGCAGCCAACGAATCGCTGGTCATCATCCTTTTTGATGAAGACCAGAATACGAAGGAAAAGAAAACGATGCCACTTTACTTCGATCCGCACAGCACGGTGGCCGAGAGGATAGCAGACCTGGAGCAGGAGCTGTACTATACTCAGCAGACACTCCAGACAACCATTGAGGAGCTTGAGACATCCAATGAAGAACTACAGTCTGCAAATGAAGAGCTTATTGCAGCCAATGAAGAAATGCAGAGCGCCAATGAAGAGATGCATTCGATCAATGAAGAGCTTGTGAATGTAAACAATGAGTATGAACAAAAGATCAAAGAAGTGACCGCCCTTGCCGATGATATGGATAATCTGCTCATCAGCACAAATATAGCAGCGGTATTTCTGGATGCTGAACTGAATATCCGCCTTTTTACACCGGAAGCCAAAAAGGTCATCAATGTCATTGATATGGATGTCGGCAGGCCGTTTTTCCACATCTCGCATAATTTTGAACAGGCATCACTTGTGGAGGATGCTGAAAAAGTCGTCAAATCAT is a window from the Bacillus infantis NRRL B-14911 genome containing:
- a CDS encoding flotillin family protein — protein: MAMIWVVVGVAAFLLIALLGVFVTKYKTAGPDEALIVTGSYLGNKRVHVDESGNKIKIIRGGGTFVLPVFQQAEPLSLLSSKLEVSTPEVYTEQGVPVMADGTAIIKIGGSISEIATAAEQFLGKSKEDRENEAKEVLEGHLRSILGSMTVEEIYKNRDKFSQEVQRVASQDLAKMGLVIVSLTIKDVRDKNGYLDSLGKPRIAQVKRDADIATAEADKETRIKKAEADKDAKKAELERATEIAEAEKENKMKMADYRRDQDIAKARADQAYDLETARAKQEVTEHEMQIRIIERQKQIELEEKEILRREKQYDSEVKKKADADRYAVEQAAEAEKRKQITAADANQYRIESQAKAEAERVRVDGLAKADALRAQGESEAEIIRLKGLAEGEAKRKIAEAFEQFGEAAVLDMVLKMLPEYAKQVASPLSNIDKITVVDTGGDGKSSGANRVAGYATNLMSTMQETLKASSGIDVKELLENLSGKHNVRQSLDELTYELKEAAQKKEGEKGTISTP
- a CDS encoding YjcZ family sporulation protein, with product MAYGYGYGGYGGCGYGGGGYGGGFALIVVLFILLIIVGAACFKW
- a CDS encoding YjcZ family sporulation protein, whose product is MSDGCGYGGGFALLVVLFILLIIIGASWGYGGGGYGY
- a CDS encoding CheR family methyltransferase; its protein translation is MGKEFYIVGIGASAGGLDAIEQFFSKVPADSGMAYIVVQHLSSKYKSFMPELLAKKTKMKILRIKEGMQIQPDTIYLNPPDSYTSIEDGTFKVSGYEKDKQLHFPIDAFLISLAASKKDKAVSIIFSGKGNDGTAGVKAIKDNGGTVIVQDGQSAKFNDMPESAILSGYADYIEAPSNMPSILSSFNESVLPRYSQETLEEIFGLIKKKTGLDFACYKKNSIIRRIERRILQLESKHQSVEQYLDYLQANSGEVEHLQKDLLIGVTHFFRDEEAFKIIEDVIVPEAVHRKAAAKEELRIWIAGCSTGQEAYSYAILFDRYVQRMGLDLNIRVFATDINKDAIEFARRGIYPGHQTEGIPKELLKNYFVKKGDSWEIIKRIRSHVVFAPHNLIKDSPFVNMDLISCRNVMIYFQPDLQRKLLSLFNFALTEKGTLVLGHSETTGKMSHFFRPVNSKWNIYKNAISENWVVQSEGRVSKMPVSADQAENRSIAADSLSARRRAAIHQTLMDNYVLPCIVLNEVNEVIFTSRRANKYLNFLNESASKSIYKMVPVHLSVMIGTALKKLDGERSEVRYKNVHFDVDGENRYFDLIVKKFAANESLVIILFDEDQNTKEKKTMPLYFDPHSTVAERIADLEQELYYTQQTLQTTIEELETSNEELQSANEELIAANEEMQSANEEMHSINEELVNVNNEYEQKIKEVTALADDMDNLLISTNIAAVFLDAELNIRLFTPEAKKVINVIDMDVGRPFFHISHNFEQASLVEDAEKVVKSFSKIEKELMSKDHKWYLMQAFPYRTSENVMDGVVFTFNDITEIKRFNQKLKLTSNALDQSPSRILIIDKSGNIEYHNREFAEHEGKPDSFVGRNIKDLYRDQMDTADFEEIENAIIAKEVWKGSMSYPLDGGIARWENVCFLPIEDQSGDVSSYLGIIEDITVHKASEAMLQKSEMLSAVGQLAAGIVHEIRNPLTSLKGFLQLMMQTGSYNKEYTEVMMSEFGRLEAIIDEFLVLAKPKAAVYDLVNVSKVIQDVCVLLDTQAIMQNISITAVHQDALPKIRGNEKELKQVFINMVKNAIEAMENGGTILIETGMEGKNLLVKISDQGKGIPEKQLNKMGEPFYTTKEKGTGLGVMVSFRIIENHKGTLNYASIEGKGTTAEIRIPCIQ
- a CDS encoding NfeD family protein, with product MEIFGLPIQTLYLYILCFSGGIIVLYILFGDVLEGAGDISPFLDPILIFAFMTIFSAAGFLMEYTTGMDSIFIIAISAAIAFVLDAVLYLFVLIPLSQAEESLVYTDESLRGRVGKVIIPIPDDGFGEVLIESVSGRIAKSAQSFKGGPIEEGQEVLIIEVNENVLQVVRLEGL